The Calditrichota bacterium genome includes a region encoding these proteins:
- a CDS encoding PAS domain S-box protein — MKKETPTRILIVEDDEAQARLMRLAIERGDLGCSIDLAANGSEALEMLRQGRYAAMVLDYNLPVMDGLALMQALEREKIAVPVIMTTGEGSEEVAVEAMKRGAYDYLIKRPGYLEVLPRVVAKAIERHRLESELRRTELQYRTLVALASDAIFVEEVDSGRLLDANARAEELTGRSRRELLATTMCALCPPEEQSKVERLRQRALRGKVTAVDELRLLRSDGSEVYAEVSSSVVDLGDKRVIQTIMRDVTQRRRLEQQILLSKKRLQAAFDGIQDMIAVVDERHTIVMANRHLAAQCKVPPNELVGSRCYQALFRRSSPCEDCPTLRVLQEGQTQFEEREEGEAIFHLWCYPMPGLDGRPELVVEHVKDVTEQKRIEQHLIQSEKLATVGMLSSGIAHELRNPLNIIESARYYLQETLTDVDAEVRDKLEMIQRNVRRAATIINNLLEFSRRSEHELELLDVRRVIDATLVLLEKELASRQIRLVREQAEEERLPRVCFNLDSLKQVFLNIILNAIQAMPEGGVLRITPRLTDDGQWVEVDVSDTGCGISPDELKHLFTPFYTTKKVGEGTGLGLYISRSIIRRYGGDIAVQSQIGQGSTFTVRLPVAPGAAERAPSPAERTEERQ, encoded by the coding sequence GTGAAGAAGGAGACTCCGACAAGAATCCTCATCGTTGAGGATGACGAAGCGCAGGCGCGCCTCATGCGCCTGGCCATCGAGCGCGGCGATCTGGGGTGCAGCATTGACCTGGCGGCCAACGGCAGCGAGGCGCTGGAAATGTTGCGCCAAGGGCGCTATGCGGCCATGGTCCTGGACTATAACCTCCCCGTGATGGATGGCCTGGCCCTCATGCAGGCCTTGGAGCGGGAAAAGATTGCCGTGCCGGTTATCATGACCACCGGCGAGGGGAGCGAAGAGGTGGCAGTGGAGGCGATGAAGCGCGGCGCCTACGACTACCTCATCAAGCGGCCTGGCTACCTCGAGGTCTTGCCGCGCGTGGTCGCTAAGGCCATCGAACGCCACCGCTTGGAGAGCGAACTCCGCAGGACCGAACTCCAGTACCGCACCTTAGTGGCCTTGGCCTCCGATGCCATCTTCGTGGAGGAGGTGGACAGCGGCCGCCTGCTCGACGCGAACGCCCGCGCCGAAGAGCTCACCGGAAGAAGCCGCCGCGAACTGCTGGCGACAACCATGTGCGCGCTCTGCCCGCCGGAAGAACAGAGCAAGGTGGAGCGCCTGCGGCAACGGGCCCTGCGCGGCAAGGTTACCGCCGTTGATGAGCTCCGCCTCCTGCGGAGCGATGGCAGCGAGGTCTACGCGGAGGTGAGCAGCAGCGTGGTGGACCTGGGCGACAAGCGAGTCATCCAGACCATCATGCGCGATGTAACGCAGCGGCGTCGCCTCGAGCAGCAGATCCTGCTCAGCAAGAAACGCCTGCAAGCAGCGTTCGACGGCATCCAAGACATGATTGCCGTAGTAGACGAGCGCCACACCATCGTCATGGCCAACCGCCACCTGGCTGCGCAATGCAAGGTCCCGCCCAACGAGCTGGTTGGCAGCCGCTGCTACCAAGCCCTGTTTCGCCGCTCCTCCCCTTGTGAGGACTGCCCCACTCTGCGCGTCCTGCAAGAAGGGCAAACCCAATTCGAAGAGCGGGAGGAGGGTGAGGCCATTTTCCACCTGTGGTGCTATCCGATGCCCGGACTTGACGGGCGGCCGGAGCTGGTGGTGGAGCACGTCAAGGATGTGACCGAACAGAAACGCATCGAGCAGCACCTCATCCAGTCGGAGAAATTAGCCACCGTGGGCATGCTCTCCTCAGGCATCGCCCACGAGTTGCGCAACCCCCTCAACATAATCGAGTCTGCCCGTTACTACCTGCAAGAGACGCTGACCGATGTGGATGCCGAGGTGCGCGACAAGTTGGAGATGATCCAGCGCAACGTGCGGCGGGCTGCCACCATCATCAACAACTTGCTGGAGTTTTCGCGTCGCTCAGAACATGAGCTGGAGCTGTTGGATGTGCGGCGCGTCATCGACGCCACGCTGGTCCTCCTGGAGAAGGAGCTGGCATCTCGTCAGATCCGGCTCGTCCGCGAACAGGCAGAGGAGGAGCGGCTACCGCGCGTTTGCTTCAATTTGGACTCCTTAAAGCAGGTGTTCCTCAACATCATCCTTAACGCCATCCAGGCCATGCCGGAGGGGGGTGTGCTGCGCATAACTCCGCGCCTCACGGACGACGGCCAATGGGTGGAGGTGGATGTCAGTGATACTGGGTGCGGCATCTCACCTGACGAATTGAAGCACCTGTTTACCCCGTTCTACACCACGAAGAAAGTGGGGGAAGGCACGGGCTTGGGCCTCTATATCTCCCGGTCGATTATCAGGCGCTATGGCGGCGACATCGCCGTGCAGAGCCAGATCGGACAGGGGAGCACCTTCACCGTGCGGCTGCCTGTGGCCCCGGGCGCGGCCGAGCGGGCGCCTTCACCTGCCGAGCGGACGGAGGAGCGTCAATAG